From the genome of Carassius carassius chromosome 49, fCarCar2.1, whole genome shotgun sequence:
GCTTTCCCTAATGCATTATATACTTAATGAAGAGATTGTCAATCCGTTCAACCTATCACTGTAACATTCTCCACCAATGGCACACCTCTATAGAGCGGTCATCCTGCCAGTCAAATGACATCTATGACAACAATGTCAAAGACAGTTAGTGTATTGTTCTAGGTTGTACTGCCATTATTTCTTGACCCACATCTTGGGATAAATTTATACATCTCATGTGAATagagtgaaaaatttaactaAATCACAGAACTAATATCACCATATGTCACCAGCTGATTGATTACATAAAGAATTGCAAACAtcttttgtattacaagttttctaaaatgtttaatattaagaTGAGGCATTATTAGgttaaatatgcattaatttgCATGCATTTCCAGAATAGAGATCTgaatattcaaattaaattttcaaacctttttttgttgttgttgtttttaatcatcTTTACAGttattttcattgttattttaggAATAAAATCTGGTGTAAAATAAGGCAAATTGTAGATAAACAAAACCCTTTGTAAATCCATCAGAATATATATAGGAATTAAATACAAGTGCAATACAAGTGAAGGCAAGATTTGTGGCTCAGTGTCATGATCCGGTCATTGAACTTCCGTttattcaccaccagaggtcaacCACcacaacacaaactcacactacacagtacaccctggactacatttcccatgccttattgcaccaatcacattcacctgataactatcacaccatgcacctgagaccaatcacacacacacaacacaatcatcagacacgctttataagcattggacttcctCTCACATATTGCAGAGTATTGTTCTCCACATATCCCTTCCCTAGCGATAGTTGCGTTACCAAGCCATTCCCtgtttgtttttatagttttGTCTTAGTTTcgagttttcatagtcttgtttcaggcTATAGTTTTCATAATCctgtttcagtttatagttttcgTAGCTTAGTCTTTTTCCTGCCTTACCCTGTTTCTCTTGttcagagatgagacaaactacaggagctaGGTGAGCCGCCTGTCCGGGTGGTGCAGTGATAACAATCTCTCTTtgaatgtggagaagatgaaggagagtGTTGTTGACTTCACGTGAGTGCACACTcagcatgccccccccccccacacacacacacacagacacagacacatatacTAACACACTGGAACCTGCACCAGACACTTTGTACAGcactggtctgctcactacctcattcagcagtTACTGACCTTATTTACCTCTGCTGTCggtttaaataaagaactgctctctgagatttttgacactttaatcagacttaataagctcttttgcactacaatcattatatctgcactgtttaCTTCAGTGGTTTGCACTCtgtctgccatgtgccttgtgttgctttacttatctttctttttacatgacctatttgtatagttgtactttattttttttctgctgttagtgttatctgtgtgcaccaagggtctgagagtaacacaatttcaattttctatatgtatgtactgtacatgtggaataattgacaataaagcagacttgacttgtaaaagtgcatgaaaTATCCAATGAACCCTTTAACAGAATATACTGACAGAAATCTATTAAGCATACTAAGATAAATATCTAGACGTGTAGATATTTATTTTCTCTAGTCTCAAACAACATGTTATTAAAAGCCAAAcagctcaaaatatcaaaattgacCAGTTATGTTTTGCCTTCATCAACCAATGAATATGCAGAAGGTATTAGACTTATTTTAGATACTTTAAGATACTTTCTATCATTTCTTAATCTTGATAAGCCTAGTTACAATGCCTTCGTTATTATATGTTAGaaaaatgtaagaagtgtgacTTAATTGATGACTGTAACTACACCATTCAGTGTCCTTCTACCTTTAcagcatttaaaaatatgtattgtataatATGGTTGGCACATTCAATCTATTGGCAAAACACAGCAAGTCACAATAGGCTCAACCCATCGTCCAGCACAACACTTGCTTTTGCCACTAGAGGGCAGACTACAATCAGATTTTGTTTTCCCCCTAATCAAAGTGCTTCTTTTATTCTCAGTGTCCTTTTTAATAGTTTCTGTAGAAGTTTCTGTAAATTTTACTTTGCATACTATACTGTTGTCTGAGCTCTTTGGCATTGTGGGTCTCACAAGTGATTTGTAAACTTCCTTCATTAGTGACATATGATATGAGCATATTGACACGTTGTTGTTAATAAATGTATACACAATGTATGAGGTTCATATCTTTTTACACAGAGATGTGAGATTAAAATACTATCActttttactcaccttcatgttatttttacattgtaTATATACCTTTTTTTCCATTGAACACCATTcacttcattttaattaattttgttgaaAATTAATTGCCATGCTAATGTGACTTTTTGTTAAGTCAGATGGCTTTGGCACAATATGAGCATGAgtaaataatatttagttttgtgTGAACAATCCTTATGTACACAAAATCACATCAACACACATGGAAAGCCTTGTTGCACTTTAAACGTTTCACTCATTTACATGAAAACAAAATTAAGTAAATGTATTACTTTAGTTCAATTCATTGTTGGCCATtcattacaatacaatacaacttCATTACAATGCAAATTCTAAATTCTGTGACCTTATaaatattttgagtgattgcttTTTATCACATGTGAGAAGGCTGTGAGATTATTTTCCACAACATCTGCACACACAGGTCAGTCAGTTCTGTTAAATTAAGTATTTGTTTAATGCTCTCAACTGACTGTATAACcaactgtatatttatatttatatttatatttatagtcaaCACACAAGTACAGATTCCATAATACAGTTCAACAaaatcaaacttttttattaacCCTTTGTATTTAACCTTTTGCTCTGTAGTGGCCTAGTGTTCACCTTTTTGCGTTTGGACAGTTCTTTTATGGACTGCATGACCTCTTCTGTCTTTAGAGTGTATATGATGGGATTCAGCATTGGTGGTATTGTCTGTGTCAGGGAATTGTTAATTATCCGAGCATTTGGATGGATAAATGTTGCTAAAGCTGCAATATTAATACCTAAAAGCGGCACATAAAAAATTGCAACCAACATGAAATGTGAGGTGCAGGTTTTCATTGCTTTGATCCGGTCAGCACCCTGAGCAATCTTAATCAGAACTAAAGCGATGCAGAAATATGAAACGATTATCAGTATCAGTGGCATACATACAAGGAGACCAAAGCAAATATTTGCAATGATAATATTTATGCTATTATCATTACAAGCTAGTCTACAAATAGGGCCATGGTCACAAAAATAACTATTGACTACATTAGATCTACAAATAGAGAGTCTTGTGATCAAACTCACCATTGAAGCAATAAAAGTGACTGAAAAAATCCACATCACCCCTATGATCAGAAACATGGCTGGTTTGGTTACAATGGCATGATACCGTAGAGGAAAACAAATAGCAACCAGTCTATCATAAGCCAAGACAAGTAGTGTCAAAGACTGCAGATTcatgaaatgaaatacaaaaaacatatttGCCAAACATGCTTCATATGAAATGTCCTGGTGTTCGAATAAAAATATGTCTATGAGTTTTGGAATCAAAGCTGAGCTTCCACACAGGTCAGAAAAGGCCAGATGGAAAACAGCAATGTATTTGGCTGTGTGAAGTCTGCGGGCCAAATAAATGATACACATGATAAATGAATTCCCTAAAACAGTCACAACATATACTAAAGACAAGAACACATAGTAATATTTTGCATGTGGGATATTAAAAAAGCCATTTATGAAAAATGTTGCAGGACGAACAAAGGTTACatttgcagaagagtttgactgCTTGGAGCTCATAATAACTGCTGTCTGGATTTTTGTTTTACCTGTGATGAACAGTTAtagaaatacattaaataaaagaatattcatattaaaatgatttcattaaattGCAGTAAAATCAGTAGTAAGAAACAGAGGAAATGCATGGTTTATATTCTACCTTCTCCAAAGCTGCCACCATCTCATTAATTGACCAGCCATCAGACAAATTTATAGTAGATCATTCTCTTGAGCTTTGGACTTTAGTCCACAGATCATACCTTCTCCCTGCAGAGTTGAAGAAAAATGGGTAGGAGCAAATTTAGCATGTGACATCATAAATGTATTGCTAAATAGGAATACTGTACAAACATAATgataaatacattacaaaaagTATGAAGAGAGATGACTTTTGAAATTACTATACTCCAAAATTATAGGCTTATGAAGTTGACCTATGTGCATTCTTCCGTTTATAATCAAAAGTGATGCTGTCCACAAAGCATCAGATTTTTAAAGTTTTGATGGTGTAACAATACTACACTCAAATAATACTGAAGTTCTCTAAGGTCATTTTCTTTTGTAGCTGAAACATGGCAGCCACAAACATGTCATGGAAATGGAGTATTGACAAAGATGGTCGACTTGTACAGTTATAGCAACAGTATGAGTGCCTTTATAATGTGTTGTGCATGCCACGAGAGCCAGTTGACGACATCGATCATCATCCATATTTGTTTTTCGTTTGATCATGCGAGTTTATGTGACATCTTGTGTCTGTGGAATTGTCACTGTGAAATCATTACTACAATTGTCAGGTGTGTGGTCTCACTGTCTGGCTGAATTGTCTAGTCTAGTGTGTGCATTTGGAGaattataaagttaaaaataGGTTGAAACCACCTTTATGTATGTGGTCTCCCATGGTTTTAAAATCGGTTCGATTTTTAAATCGTCTAGTGTGACCCAGGCATTAACAgcgcttttatctgaagtgacttACAAGCTTAAGCAATTCATTACAGCACACAGTAGGCCTATTTATGTTACGGGGCGAACAAGACGTAAAGCGAGTTGATCCATGTTCATGATTTTATTAATAGACGTGGTCATAACAGACATGggtcaaacaatggcaaacaggtatattgagggcaagacacaagagtAGTCCAGTAAACGGGTGTGGTCGATCTCCGGCGAACAATGTCCAAACAAGGTAATCCAAAGGGTTAATCTGAAACAGAAGCAATGGTCCAGATGAGGGGTAAACAGTATCGAAACAGGGCGAGAAGAGAAGGGCAATCCGAAGACAGGCAAGATATCCAAAACTACATCTAGACTAAACAGGCTAAACAGACCTCTGCAACGTTACTAGACTAGCGATATGCACAAACAGTACTCGGCAGTTTGAGAaggatgtgagtgagtgagtgtgtgtgtgtgtgtgtgtgtgtgtgtgtgtgtgtgtgtgtgtgtgtgtgtgtgtgtgtgtgtgtgtgtgcatgtgcgcgcatgcatgtgtgtgtgattggttacaggtgtgtgcaatcagtgcaatggatgatgggaaatgtagtccagagTGACATGTAACagtctgtatataatatataagtaaaAATAATGGGAGGGTGACCTCTGGAGGTAAGCGGTAAAATCCAAGGACATGATTTGTGACAATTTGCTGGATATAATTTTTGTCATTCTGACTGCACTAATTTTATTGAATGAACACTTTAAAGTTTACAATTGAACAAATTAAGATTATCATACAATGcatcaaaatgtttcaaatagCACAGAACGGTGGGAATAACTCACTGTAAAgttataatttaagaaaaaagtaAACATATTAGACAAGCATAACTCATAGATGATCAACCTGGTAACAGAGTAACAGAGAGCTTCTTTGTACAAGATTTACACAGCTTTTTAAAATAAcctttacatttttgttaaatgttctaAAGAGACAATAATACTGataacaaatttaaaataacagaaacAGTTTCATTCAAGCTAC
Proteins encoded in this window:
- the LOC132132373 gene encoding olfactory receptor 1468-like, whose translation is MSSKQSNSSANVTFVRPATFFINGFFNIPHAKYYYVFLSLVYVVTVLGNSFIMCIIYLARRLHTAKYIAVFHLAFSDLCGSSALIPKLIDIFLFEHQDISYEACLANMFFVFHFMNLQSLTLLVLAYDRLVAICFPLRYHAIVTKPAMFLIIGVMWIFSVTFIASMVSLITRLSICRSNVVNSYFCDHGPICRLACNDNSINIIIANICFGLLVCMPLILIIVSYFCIALVLIKIAQGADRIKAMKTCTSHFMLVAIFYVPLLGINIAALATFIHPNARIINNSLTQTIPPMLNPIIYTLKTEEVMQSIKELSKRKKVNTRPLQSKRLNTKG